The following are encoded in a window of Ogataea parapolymorpha DL-1 chromosome VII, whole genome shotgun sequence genomic DNA:
- a CDS encoding DNA topoisomerase 2 has translation MSDSDSDFSLSAASTPQTQKRKPLSNSTNTTNGKKSSASDQYQKLSQLEHILKRPDTYIGSVEKIESEQWIYNEQTESMEKRTVNIVPGLFKIFDEILVNAADNKIRDPSMKKIDVKIDKENNVISVKNDGKGIPVEIHTKEQIYIPELIFGNLLTSSNYDDDQKKVTGGRNGYGAKLCNIFSTEFTVRTADKNTQLLYTQTWRNNMSETGKPKISTMKKQEEYTEVIFKPDLSKFGMESLDDDILGVLRRRVYDLCGSVRGVKVSLNGQQLKVHNFKQYVELYVKALEKEKGNLPAPVKTEDSEDGSLAPAPLSQPLPTIVHQVINDRWEVAFSISDGTFNQVSFVNSIATTAGGTHVELISNMLVTKIMEQIKKKSKTAIIKPIQIKNNMFLFVNCLIENPAFTSQTKEQLTTRASQFGGKKLELPDSFVKKVLASGILESVMDIAQANADKALKKNDGSRKSRLTGYPKLEDANKAGTKEGHKCTLILTEGDSAKSLAVAGLAVVGRDYYGCYPLRGKMLNVREASTDQIMKNAEIQAIKQIMGLQHKKRYDLSNINTLRYGHIMIMSDQDHDGSHIKGLIINFLETSFPGLLEIPGFLIEFITPIVKVTILTGPDKNKKISFFNMPEYEEWRDTIGKTCSYKQKYYKGLGTSLPTEMREYFSQLDRHLKTFHTLQEEDVSLIDLAFSKKKADDRKEWLRGFQPGTFLDPNLTEIPISEFINKELILFSMADNIRSIPSVMDGFKPTQRKVLYGVYKRNLTSEIKVAQLVGYIGEHSGYHHGEASLTQTIISLAQDFVGSNNLNILKPNGGFGSRASGGKDASAARYIFTEVTPITRKVYNTLDNPLLNYLQDDEQTVEPQWYVPVLPMILVNGSEGIGSGWSTQIPPFNPVDIVKNIRALMNGEEMVDMIPWFKGWEGTISRIGPDKFRMEGNIEEIDDTTVEITELPARMWTITMKEFLLQAIAGSDKQKPWIKDMEEQHGVGIKFVVTLSKEEMEKTRRIGLKERFKLISIINTSNMVAFDPQGRIKKYDHVNQIIEDYYLVRLDYYQRRKDYMADLFSNQFEKLSYQAKFVKMIIDRELNINNKKRVNLVKELKQLGFPGFDKHNKPIRPTELKEEDDEEDINELAADPTAVVQEKKTAVSAYDYLLGMPLWSLTSERYEKLLKQRDEKEAELNNLLRKSAKDLWNEDLDVFLEEWDKFLKEDEESRSSMKVGDHSKKKRKRRTKAELAAPAKKKTADKTAATKPVIKKEEPEKPVTKTEEPVFKSVFGGSGSKFNAATSIFSAGSDSTESDASAPSKASSFFTKKPSKKAKNVIESDEEIVELSDDDAPTPVSRASSTRKKTTKSYVLDDDSFEEPSDDEDYEG, from the coding sequence ATGAGTGATTCCGACTCTGATTTCTCGCTTTCTGCCGCTTCCACGCCGCAGACCCAGAAACGGAAGCCTCTGTCGAACTCCACGAATACCACTAATGGCAAGAAATCGTCTGCCAGCGATCAGTATCAGAAACTCTCCCAGTTGGAGCATATTTTAAAACGGCCAGACACGTATATTGGGTccgtggaaaaaattgaatCTGAGCAGTGGATATACAATGAGCAAACGGAGTCCATGGAAAAGAGAACTGTCAACATTGTTCCTGGTCTGTTTAAGATATTCGACGAGATCTTGGTGAACGCTGCCGATAACAAAATCAGAGACCCCAGCATGAAAAAGATTGATGTTAAAATtgacaaggaaaacaaCGTTATTTCTGTCAAAAATGATGGAAAAGGTATTCCCGTCGAGATCCACACCAAAGAGCAAATCTACATTCCAGAGCTTATCTTCGGTAACCTTCTGACTTCCAGTAATTACGATGACGACCAAAAAAAGGTGACTGGTGGTAGAAACGGTTACGGAGCCAAACTATGTAACATTTTCTCCACTGAGTTCACTGTGAGAACCGCAGACAAAAACACCCAGCTCTTGTACACGCAGACATGGAGAAATAACATGTCTGAAACAGGGAAGCCAAAGATCTCCACGATGAAGAAACAGGAGGAGTACACAGAAGTCATTTTCAAGCCTGACTTGTCGAAGTTTGGCATGGAGAGTCTCGATGATGACATTTTGGGCGTTCTTAGGAGAAGAGTGTATGATCTTTGCGGTTCCGTCCGTGGTGTCAAAGTGAGCTTGAACGGCCAGCAACTCAAGGTTCACAATTTCAAGCAGTACGTCGAACTGTACGTCAAGGCTCtagagaaagagaaggGAAatcttcctgctccagtGAAAACAGAAGATTCGGAGGATGGATCTTTGGCGCCTGCCCCGCTGTCTCAGCCACTGCCAACTATAGTTCACCAAGTGATCAACGATAGATGGGAGGTTGCATTCTCGATTTCGGATGGAACTTTTAACCAAGTGTCTTTCGTCAATTCTATCGCAACCACTGCTGGAGGTACTCATGTGGAATTGATCTCAAACATGCTTGTTACCAAGATCATGgagcagatcaaaaagaagagcaagaCTGCCATCATCAAACCAATTCAGATCAAAAATAACATGTTTCTATTTGTCAACTGTCTTATCGAAAATCCAGCATTCACGTCCCAGACAAAGGAACAGCTCACCACGAGAGCTTCTCAATTTGGAGGCAAGAAGCTGGAACTTCCGGACTCGTTCGTGAAGAAGGTGCTGGCTTCCGGTATTTTGGAGAGCGTGATGGACATTGCACAAGCGAATGCCGACAAAgcgttgaagaaaaatGACGGTAGCAGAAAGAGTAGACTGACGGGCTATCCGAAATTGGAAGATGCCAATAAGGCAGGTACTAAAGAGGGCCACAAATGTACTTTGATCCTGACAGAGGGTGATTCCGCCAAGTCTTTGGCTGTCGCTGGATTGGCTGTGGTGGGACGAGATTACTATGGGTGCTACCCATTAAGGGGTAAGATGTTGAATGTGCGCGAAGCCAGCACTGACCAGATAATGAAGAATGCCGAGATCCAAGCCATAAAGCAAATTATGGGTCTTCAGCACAAAAAACGCTACGACTTATCAAACATCAACACTTTGAGATACGGTCACATTATGATTATGTCGGATCAAGATCATGACGGTTCGCACATTAAAGGTTTAATTATCAACTTTCTTGAAACATCTTTTCCTGGTCTGTTGGAAATCCCAGGGTTCCTTATCGAGTTCATCACTCCAATTGTCAAGGTGACTATTTTGACAGGCCCAgacaaaaacaaaaagaTATCGTTTTTCAACATGCCTGAGTATGAGGAGTGGAGAGACACAATCGGAAAGACGTGCTCTTACAAGCAAAAGTATTACAAGGGTTTGGGTACATCGCTGCCTACCGAAATGAGAGAATATTTCAGCCAATTGGATCGTCACTTGAAAACGTTCCACACTttgcaagaagaagatgtGTCACTGATCGACCTtgctttctccaaaaagaaggCAGATGACCGTAAAGAGTGGCTCAGAGGATTCCAACCGGGCACTTTCCTGGATCCAAATCTGACCGAGATTCCAATTTCTgagttcatcaacaaggagtTGATTCTTTTCTCGATGGCCGACAACATTCGTTCGATTCCTTCTGTTATGGACGGATTCAAACCAACTCAGAGAAAGGTTCTATACGGTGTCTACAAACGTAACCTGACGAGCGAGATCAAGGTGGCCCAGCTGGTTGGTTACATTGGTGAACATTCTGGCTACCATCATGGTGAGGCATCATTGACTCAGACGATCATCTCCCTCGCCCAGGACTTTGTTGGGTCCAACAACTTGAACATTCTCAAGCCCAATGGTGGTTTTGGTTCCAGAGCGTCTGGTGGTAAAGATGCTTCTGCCGCGAGATATATTTTCACCGAAGTCACCCCGATTACTAGAAAAGTGTACAACACACTGGATAATCCACTGCTTAACTATTTGCAAGATGACGAGCAAACTGTTGAACCTCAATGGTATGTTCCTGTTCTTCCGATGATTCTCGTCAATGGGTCAGAAGGTATTGGTTCTGGATGGAGTACCCAAATTCCTCCATTTAACCCGGTTGATATTGTCAAAAATATCCGCGCATTGATGAATGGTGAAGAAATGGTCGACATGATTCCTTGGTTCAAAGGGTGGGAAGGCACTATCAGCAGGATCGGGCCTGATAAATTCAGAATGGAAGGAAATattgaggaaattgacgaCACCACGGTCGAAATAACTGAACTGCCTGCTCGTATGTGGACGATTACCATGAAGGAATTTTTGCTCCAGGCAATTGCAGGTTCGGATAAGCAGAAGCCATGGATCAAGGATATGGAAGAACAGCATGGTGTGGGCATCAAATTTGTCGTGACCTTatccaaagaagagatgGAGAAGACCAGAAGAATTGGACTGAAAGAGAGATTTAAGCTGATCTCCATTATTAACACCTCCAACATGGTTGCTTTTGATCCTCAAGGAAGAATCAAGAAGTATGATCATGTCAACCAAATTATCGAGGACTACTATCTGGTCAGATTGGATTATTACCAGCGGCGGAAAGACTATATGGCAGATCTGTTCTCCAAccagtttgagaagctctCATACCAGGCTAAATTTGTGAAAATGATCATTGACAGAGAGCtgaacatcaacaacaaaaagagAGTGAATCTAGTTAAAGAGCTCAAACAACTGGGATTCCCTGGATTTGACAAACATAACAAGCCAATCAGACCAACTgaattgaaggaggaggacgacgaggaagataTAAACGAGCTAGCTGCCGATCCGACCGCAGTGGTGCAAGAGAAAAAGACAGCAGTTTCAGCGTATGATTACCTATTGGGCATGCCCTTGTGGTCTCTGACCTCTGAACGCTATGAAAAGTTGCTGAAGCAAAGAGACGAaaaggaggccgagctgaATAATCTTCTTAGAAAGAGCGCCAAGGATCTTTGGAACGAGGATTTGGACGTGTTCCTTGAGGAATGGGACAAATTCCTAAAAGAGGATGAAGAGAGCCGGTCTTCGATGAAGGTGGGAGACCactcgaagaagaagcggAAGAGAAGAACTAAAGCAGAGCTTGCTGCCCctgccaagaagaaaacaGCAGACAAGACTGCTGCCACTAAACCTGTAatcaagaaggaggaacCTGAGAAGCCAGTTACGAAGACCGAAGAGCCTGTTTTCAAGAGTGTATTTGGCGGATCGGGCTCTAAGTTCAATGCTGCCACGAGCATCTTCAGTGCTGGATCAGACTCCACCGAGTCTGATGCGTCTGCTCCATCCAAAgcgtcttctttcttcaccaaGAAGCCCTccaagaaggccaagaatGTGATCGAGTCTGACGAAGAAATCGTCGAGCTCTCTGATGACGATGCTCCCACGCCAGTGAGCCGTGCATCTTCCACACGCAAGAAGACCACCAAGTCGTATGtgctcgacgacgactcgtttgagGAGCCAAGCGATGATGAAGATTATGAGGGATAG
- a CDS encoding Protein required for transport of flavin adenine dinucleotide (FAD), whose protein sequence is MSDRSLNLVDDVKEPRLLTSRSVETVSGLTAGFITTLISHPLDFFKLRLQLDTTTKSQVESFRAIKNKLLEDSRINGTLKQSQLVRNLYRGVGPNLLGSTTAWGLYFSFYREYKNMVFSMYVGGSGDADRSLSSSQYLLCAFAAGWTTSFFTNPIWVIKTRMISTSRTTPGAYMSIVDGFRQIYRHEGVFGFYRGLSPALLSVSQGALQFSIYDTVKSHILTTSSHMSAAQYLCASAVSKMVSTMVFYPLQVVRSRLQINRGRYGLISAATEVFVREGFFGFYKGLFANLIRVVPATCVTFTVYENMKWALRDIYI, encoded by the coding sequence ATGTCTGACAGGTCCCTCAATCTCGTGGACGACGTGAAGGAGCCCCGACTTCTGACGTCGCGATCTGTTGAGACCGTGTCTGGACTGACGGCTGGGTTTATTACGACACTCATCTCGCATCCGCtcgactttttcaagctccGATTGCAGCTGGACACTACAACCAAGAGCCAGGTCGAGAGCTTCAGGgcgatcaaaaacaagctgctggaggatTCCCGGATCAATGGAACGCTCAAACAGTCGCAGCTAGTCCGGAACCTCTATCGCGGAGTCGGACCGAATCTGCTAGGGAGCACCACCGCCTGGGGTCTGTATTTTAGCTTCTACAGAGAGTACAAAAATATGGTTTTCAGCATGTATGTTGGCGGCTCTGGCGATGCAGATCGGTCGCTGAGCTCGTCGCAGTACTTGCTATGCGCATTTGCTGCCGGATGGACCACGtctttcttcaccaacCCGATCTGGGTGATCAAAACGAGAATGATCTCCACGTCGCGCACGACACCAGGGGCCTATATGTCGATTGTGGACGGGTTCAGGCAGATTTACCGCCACGAGGGGGTATTCGGCTTTTATAGAGGATTGTCACCGGCTCTGCTGAGCGTCTCGCAGGGTGCTCTGCAGTTTTCGATCTACGATACGGTGAAAAGCCATATTCTAACGACGTCGTCGCACATGAGCGCTGCGCAGTACCTGTGTGCGAGCGCGGTGTCGAAAATGGTATCCACAATGGTTTTTTACCCGCTCCAAGTGGTGCGATCGCGACTCCAGATCAACAGAGGTCGATACGGTTTGATCTCTGCTGCCACCGAGGTGTTTGTGCGCGAGggcttctttggcttttATAAAGGACTGTTTGCAAACCTGATACGCGTGGTGCCGGCCACATGCGTCACTTTCACCGTCTACGAGAACATGAAATGGGCTCTCCGTGACATTTATATATGA
- a CDS encoding Polyphosphatidylinositol phosphatase INP53, giving the protein MRILISNKKQRTLALASETHVLLFRYIPATGKCAIELVAKDQFHQRSFRSLSRHKPLGFLGLIEMNGNVFLAVITGKVDVASPTDGEIINKIMDVEFHCLTKDTWDFLELNANGFPVEADGESQPGGYPSKYEQHPCYELRKLLTDGSFFYSTDFDLTSTLQTRGMDTRHSLSMDRYHLDYMWNAFMMEEVIKFRNNLDEVPKRILDENKYLTTVIRGFAETLRVSVGGRRARLTIISKQSWKRAGTRFNVRGVDDDGNVANFVETELIYNDESHVFAYTQIRGSIPVFWEQDTALISPKVQITRSFEATQPVFEKHFENLNGKYGPVNIVNLLSSTKSSEVELNREYKRHFKALSKKKPDSVYFTDFDFHQETAKTYAHATKILSDLQLALDKFGFYCYNKATKEVLLEQDGVFRVNCLDCLDRTNVVQQVISMAALEEFINAFRKGDTYDLNLKHSTLWADHGDQISQIYTGTNALKSSFSRSGKMGLAGALSDATKSISRIYINNFVDKGKQAVTDTLLGKNSGQIPVMIFDPITDYVNEECKKYESRFVSHEDITIYVGSYNLAGNTISGDLTSWLFPRQVGGRSFSPDIVIVGFQEVIELNASNILKNDSSPSQYWQTAIEHQLNDGGSNKYVMLRAEYMSSVLLLLYVKADAVSKITQVEGKSKKTGLGGMTANKGSAAIRFDYGSTSFCFFNSHLAAGTTNIDERYNDFITTWNAIRFSRNRQIKHHDNIIWLGDLNYRISKANDDVRALLSSNDLKTLLEYDQLKIELKRRAEMKGFKEMPIKFIPTYKFDKGTTNYDTSEKQRVPSWTDRILYKGRSLSQLHYDAIVDLVFSDHKPIYGVFTSKVKLVDQKTKSQLLEKLYTQYRSSAVKSDELMDLNEPDDDVDDSESRSFASSNWSTASAPTLIDISGDSSSTAPTLPRRSPPQSQENTLTTPQRRRVPPPYDANESAAMLVPGLSSSLHTALKPKPSSANTEHKYSLEAMRPTRSATSSPGPISSSAPPPPPPRKVQTSEQAPAPQRPEKITPIVPSKPKSLKGASAESLTEKWAPMQPNRKV; this is encoded by the coding sequence ATGCGGATTTTGATCAGTAACAAAAAACAGCGGACGCTTGCGCTGGCCTCCGAAACGCATGTGCTACTGTTCCGATATATCCCCGCGACTGGTAAGTGTGCGATTGAGCTGGTCGCCAAGGATCAGTTCCACCAGAGAAGTTTCCGCTCTCTCTCCAGACACAAGCCTCTTGGGTTTCTGGGCCTCATAGAGATGAACGGAAATGTGTTCCTGGCCGTCATCACAGGAAAAGTTGACGTCGCCTCGCCGACGGACGGCGAGATTATCAACAAAATCATGGACGTTGAGTTCCACTGTCTGACAAAAGACACCTGGGACTTCCTCGAGCTCAACGCCAACGGGTTCCCCGTTGAGGCCGACGGCGAGTCGCAGCCGGGCGGATACCCCTCTAAGTACGAGCAGCATCCTTGCTACGAGCTGCGTAAGCTACTCACGGACGGCTCTTTCTTTTACAGCACAGACTTTGATCTCACAAGCACCTTGCAAACAAGAGGCATGGATACGCGGCACTCTCTCTCAATGGACAGATACCATCTTGACTACATGTGGAATGCCTTTATGATGGAGGAGGTGATCAAGTTCCGCAACAACCTCGACGAGGTCCCGAAACGCATTTTGGACGAAAACAAATATCTGACCACGGTGATTCGCGGGTTTGCAGAGACGCTCCGTGTGAGTGTTGGTGGTCGCCGTGCACGACTGACAATCATCTCCAAACAGTCGTGGAAACGGGCGGGGACTCGGTTCAATGTTCGAggcgtcgacgacgacggcaacGTTGCCAATTTCGTCGAGACCGAGCTGATTTACAACGACGAGAGTCACGTGTTTGCGTACACACAGATCCGTGGTTCGATTCCGGTGTTTTGGGAGCAGGACACAGCGCTGATCTCGCCCAAGGTGCAAATTACAAGAAGTTTCGAGGCGACACAGCCAgtatttgaaaaacactTTGAGAACCTCAACGGCAAGTATGGTCCCGTCAACATCGTGAACTTGCTTTCGTCGACAAAATCCTCCGAAgtggagctcaacagaGAGTACAAGCGTCACTTTAAGGCactgagcaagaaaaagccgGACTCTGTTTATTTCACAGATTTCGATTTCCACCAAGAAACCGCCAAGACGTACGCTCATGCTACCAAAATTTTGTCGGATCTCCAGCTGGCACTCGACAAGTTTGGTTTCTACTGCTACAACAAGGCGACCAAAGAGGTTCTTTTAGAGCAAGACGGGGTGTTCAGAGTCAACTGTCTCGACTGTCTTGACCGTACTAAtgttgtccagcaggttATATCCatggctgctctggaggAGTTCATCAACGCTTTCCGCAAAGGCGACACATACGACCTCAATTTGAAACACAGCACGCTTTGGGCCGACCACGGCGACCAAATCTCCCAGATCTACACCGGCACAAATGCGCTCAAGTCGagtttttctcgctcagGCAAGATGGGCCTTGCCGGCGCTCTTTCGGACGCCACAAAGAGTATCAGCAGAATCTACATAAACAACTTTGTTGACAAGGGAAAGCAAGCCGTGACGGACACTTTGCTAGGCAAGAACTCGGGCCAGATCCCTGTGATGATTTTCGATCCAATCACCGACTACGTGAACGAGGAGTGCAAAAAATACGAAAGCAGATTCGTCTCGCACGAGGACATCACAATATACGTCGGATCATACAATCTGGCAGGTAACACTATTTCTGGCGACCTCACGTCGTGGTTATTCCCACGTCAAGTTGGAGGCCGCTCCTTTTCGCCAGATATAGTGATCGTTGGCTTCCAGGAGGTGATTGAGTTGAATGCGTCCAACATCCTGAAGAACGATTCGTCACCTTCTCAATACTGGCAGACGGCCATCGAGCACCAGCTTAATGACGGCGGGTCCAACAAATACGTCATGTTGCGGGCAGAGTACATGTCGTCTGTTCTCCTGCTCTTGTACGTGAAGGCTGACGCTGTTTCGAAAATCACACAGGTGGAAGGAAAATCCAAGAAAACAGGTCTCGGCGGAATGACGGCCAATAAAGGCTCGGCCGCCATCCGTTTCGACTACGGTTCGACCTCgttctgtttcttcaactccCATCTTGCGGCAGGAACCACCAATATTGACGAAAGATATAACGATTTCATCACCACCTGGAATGCGATCCGGTTCTCACGAAATCGCCAGATCAAGCACCACGACAACATCATATGGCTCGGGGATTTGAACTACCGTATATCCAAGGCTAACGACGACGTGAGAGCGTTATTGTCATCCAACGACCTCAAGACTTTGCTCGAATATGACCagctcaagatcgagcTCAAACGGCGCGCAGAGATGAAAGGTTTTAAGGAGATGCCCATCAAGTTCATCCCCACGTACAAGTTCGACAAAGGAACGACCAACTACGACACCAGCGAGAAACAGCGTGTTCCGTCATGGACCGATAGAATTCTCTATAAAGGCAGGTCACTCTCGCAGTTGCACTATGACGCCATTGTGGACCTTGTGTTCTCGGACCACAAGCCCATTTATGGTGTTTTCACTTCAAAAGTGAAACTCGTAGACCAAAAGACCAAGTCTCAGCTACTCGAAAAGCTGTACACCCAGTACAGATCTTCTGCCGTCAAGTCCGACGAATTGATGGATTTGAACGAGCCAGATgacgacgtcgacgacTCGGAGTCAAGGTCATTCGCCTCGTCGAACTGGTCAACAGCCTCGGCTCCAACATTGATCGATATTTCTGGAGACTCCTCCAGCACTGCTCCTACGTTGCCAAGACGCTCGCCACCTCAATCACAAGAAAACACTCTGACCACTCCGCAGAGACGTCGTGTGCCGCCTCCGTACGATGCAAACGAGTCCGCGGCCATGTTGGTCCCAGGTCTGTCCTCGTCTTTGCACACCGCGTTGAAGCCTAAACCTTCGTCCGCAAACACAGAACATAAGTACTCACTCGAAGCGATGAGACCCACGCGCTCGGCCACGAGTTCTCCAGGCCCAATAAGCTCTTCTGCGCCgcctccacctcctccgCGGAAAGTGCAAACGTCAGAGCAGGCTCCAGCACCACAACGgccagaaaaaatcacaCCCATCGTGCCTAGCAAACCGAAAAGCCTGAAAGGTGCCTCCGCAGAGTCGCTCACTGAAAAATGGGCTCCTATGCAACCAAATAGAAAAGTTTGA